The window ATTGATTTTTACTGTGTAAAGCACGACACATCGACAGGGAATTATTTCGCTTCCTTGTACTGCAAAAAGACGGGAGCTACCTCTTGACATTCAATACCTATTTCATACCCTTAAGGAAAACTACATGTGACAAATtggcatttttttcccccatgacTCGTGAGATTACTACAAAATGCATAACATACTTTTAGAACTTGAAAACATCCaatcaatgctttttttttataatatataaaacgaGATGCCTAACGTATTCAGCCACCTAAAGTCATCCACTACTTCAAGCTAAAGGACAAAATACGATACAAGTTTAGGATAATTCTCCTTCAAAACATCAATTTCAACAAAAggagttttcttttcttttctttttttttttaatatcttgtGTTAACAAACGTGTCAGGCAGAAAACATCTGCAATCCAGTGGGCCTGAGGTGTCACTTTAAACATTTGCTTCAAATTCACATTCTTTAGTGGAAAAAAAGTTAAgctacaaatgtttttttgttttaaaaaggtaAACTTCTCGGGGACGATTTatctaggtgtgtgtgtgtgtagattctaaacagtttttttttttatcaagaataacaaaataaaccaaaaaaactaaaatatataaTGTAGCAGTGCTTGGAGTACGCCAGGAGCGCccttcccccccaaaaaacaaccCGGGGAGGAAGAGGGGCTTTATTGAGGGTACAAAAAAAGCATCAAGTCCTTAAGTAGCCAAGCTGCCTctttttgggttttggattgtaGATGttgccagaggaggaggaaggggggaataccaaagaaaagagagaaagagagggatggGATGGGAAGGGGGAAAAAACCTGAAGCTCTCTACATGGATTGAAGCAGTCATCTTCCACCCTGCTGACTTCCTCCCTCCTGTTCTTGGAGATCGGGTGGAAACGGAGACAATGGTGGCGGCGGTGTGAGGAGGTTAGCGGGGTCATGAGTCTCCAGTGCGAGCCCACCcacagatggaggagagagagcgaggaggacGGTGATGGTGGTATGAAatgggggggggaggggtcGATGAGCCTCGAGAGCTTTGAAGGCTGCATTTCCTCTTGCCCTCCTTTTGAGCCCCGCTGCCGCCGCCTCCTCGGACCTTGGCCAGGTTTTAACCGCCCCGGCTCTCTAGCTGGCCTCCACGCGCAGCTTCTTCCTGTTGGGCGGCTCCTCGGCTTCGGACTCGGAGCTCGAGTCAGAGCCCCCGTCGAACGCCGACACGGCGCTGCCTTTGGGGTTGGTGTACAGGCTGCTGTCGGACGACGAGTAGCTGGCCTGGAGCTGGGCGGAGCCCTTCACCTTCTCCAGAGCGCGGactgcacaaacacaccagaacaaacatgaacggaggaggaggaggaggaggaggaggaggaggaggaggaagacaaacagcaggatttcaaaATGACATTACATTACTGAACATAATGAAAACCACAGAGTTATAAAAGCTACGTTAAACTACGAGAGGAGGCTAAACCTTGGCTTGTCTGATGTTGTTGTGGAATAAAACACTTTGATGTGGAGATTGGGATCTCAAACTATTCACACACAGGCTCTTTTATCACTACAATCACTAAAACatgcaaccaaaacaaacatggcggtGAAGCATTTCCTCACCCTCCCTTCTTCCACTCTCACTGACTGTAGCGGCTCAAATTTGAtttgctaaaactcaaactagCTCAGAAACTAAGCTCTGAAAACAATAATGGTGGTATAATCAGTTTAAATGTCATGTAGAGTATCCCTGACTTGAAGATAACCTGTGACAGTAACGGTACGCGGTTGTTACCTTGCTGCTCCAGCAGTGCGTTCTGCCTCTTCAGGTCGTCGATGTCCTGCTGGTGCGTGTGATTTTTTCGCCGCATGTATTGGATGTACTCTGTGGCTTTGTCTAGGATTTGAGCTCGAGACGCCTGTTTGGTAGACTGCTGTTAGTGACACATGCAAAAATGAAGCAGTGACGCATGTATACAGACACTTCCAATCATCAAAAATCATCATTCATCAATTCATCTTTTAATATTACTGCAGAAGAAATCAAACACAGTCTGACACTTTACTGCTGCGGCCCGCTAGCTGACGAATCTGTAAcaacattaacaaacatttagggatgcacagataccAGCATCGGGTACCGGGTCCGATACtttgctcatgtactcgtactcgcaaaacggctccgataccactttacggtggtgcgcccgaccccgatGGGCTgagatcccacctcagccggtgcgcaccggccctcactttcattgtgccgttgggttttgcttgcaccttctgactcgcgcgtgcgttagactccttggtccatgtttcaagacgggtcgggtgggttgccgacatcgcctcAGACCCCTAGCGCCTTTTACATGGGCCAAGCCCCGATCTCGCGGCACGACGCAGTTGGGGCACACTGAAAACAGTCTGCCCCGGTCgccagtcgcaccgggagcagggggccgtccccggcggggagagagggcgcagcgaacCCTTTGTCCGCGGTGCAGCGAGGGCCGGGCGGgtagcgctgtaaagctgcggccgcgagccaccttcgccatGAGCCTTTCGCGGCGctccgcctcgtatgcgggactccccagcctgccgtgtgtcgctcacacccacCAGTTGGCTGTTAACGACGGTCTTTTGGTagagagaagtactcgtattggtactcggtatcggcaagtacccaaatgtaagtacttgtactcggtctgaaaacaagtggtatcggtgcatccctaatttgcTCCATCTCTAATTAATGTTGCTACAGAGCTTACCTTGTGTCCTTGAGCTACTTGTTGGGGCCATTCATTATCTTAATATCAGCAGCAGTATCAGTGAGATTTGTACtcattagggctgggtatcatttGAAACATTTCTATATTTGTGTGGATACGATATCCAAGTTTCAGACTACAACCAAAATGGTTTCACATGTGATAATTTTTTTGCGAGTGTGTGAGTTAAAATTTTGTGTGGTCACATTCTTGTAAGTGTAtgatgaccattagcattggacACCAGCTATCTATTCCATCCCCGCCTCCAAAGTCTCAAATATCAACTTGATCAGCGAGTGAGTGTTGGAACAGTTGCGAGCGCGTAGGGATGGTTGCACTTGTTGCATTGCATTTGTGCACGCGGAGCAGAAATGCTTTTCCGCTCGTGAAATACTGTTCTGTGCGCTCATATCACATGCATAGGCCTGTTTTACACCATACACTTGTGTGTTGCTTTGCACAATGCGTGATGCGGGTGTACGTAGCGCAGTAGAACTTTACGAAACCATTTATTTAGCTGTCACCTCGTTCCAAAAATTAAGCAGTCTATCGTTTATTTTTAAAGGCAAAATGAGGATGGTTGCAAATTAGTTGAATAATCAACTAGTTCTTAGAAGTTTGAGTGTGATTACTGTTAAGGCCGCGATCTACTTCATAAACTGATCGCAAGATGAGATGTGTCACCACCTCAGCAAACAATTTGCTTATAGAAACAAGGAGTTTGCCCAAATAAAATGGTGTAAAAATGGCCAAATTTGGATTAAAATCAATAACTGTCTCATTAAAGAAGGAGACAAGATTACAAGTCACACCGGATATTCAACTCCAGCTTTAAGTGCTTGTCAGTCTTGTAAACTCGATGCTGCAGACACATTTCAGTCTGTAACAAAACGTACTGAGTACCCAGCCCTAATAAGTCTCTTCATATTTGGTTTCCTCTGCATGTTGGCTCTAAAACAGAGCTATAATAGCAGTGCGGTCCTGGGAGAGAGGCGGAGGTCGAGCACCGAGGCAGCTGTAACCCAACACTTCTTACAAATGATCAGCAAACATCATCTCATAAGCCCCCCCTCCAACCCCCGCCCTTCACGCTGTGTCAGAGTCATGAACTGGTCTTTTAGGGGAAAATAACTCCCTGTGTGCCCAGTTACTGAACCAGCCCTCAAAATGCTCTCAATGTCACGGATGTCAAAACAGGAAGAGAGCAATAAAATTTCCTCATAATAACTTCCTGACGCTGGTCCAAGTATTTAGACTGCATCACTGTGTTGCTGCTGCCAATCGGCACTCGACCACCATCTGCCCCCCTCCCAGTCCCTTCAGCCTTTTCTCTCCACTgacatacccacacacacattacacatctGCACCCCTGTACGTTCACAcaagaaagcattaatgcacTCATCCCTACAActcctttcacacagaacatgtCATACTTCACCTTTCAGCAAAAACATGGCAAAAGAGCAAAAATTCCTTACATGAGAGCCTGAACATCGTGTGCCTGGAGGACTTGCAGGCTGAGCTTTACCAACCTTTTCTCCCTGCAGGGCGGGTACAGAGTCCCGGAGGCTGTGAAAGCTGTCTTTGATGTGATCCCTACGTTTGCGCTCCAGCGCATTGTGGTGTGCCCGTTTGTCAGCCTGCAATGAGAAGAGTCACAAGGCCCTTTAGCCTGACAGCAGAGCAGCGTGGGTAGAGGACAGCGGGCGTCCCTCGTCCTCCTACGCAAACCGCTCTGCTGccttcacaacaacaacactgtcaTTGTGGTTTTAATGCAGTGGAGAAATTATCATTCAAACTAAAATATacataagggctgtcaatcgattaaaatgtttaatcatgattaattgcacattttttatccgaaaatcaattaacaacaatgacaaatattgtccagctattgctgacttgactatgacttgccccaaactgcaagttattatcataaagtgggcatgtctgtaaaggggagactcgtgggtacccgtagaacccatttacattcacatatctggaggtcagaggtcaagggacccctttgaaaatggccatgacagtttttcctcgccaaggtTTTGCACAAGTTcggaacgttatttaaccttgttctcgacaagctagtatgacatggttggtaccaatggattccttaggtttttctattttcatatgataccagtatcttcactcaagctttaCAACAAAACCcactataacctaaaaatcgcaagttgcgttaatgtgtttaagaaattagttgcatcaaaacgaatttgcgtttgcacgttatcgcgttaactttgacagccctaataaatatatatatatatatacaattttcTTTATATCCATCATATCAGGTGTGAACATCAATGGCTAGCTAGTATCTGATTTTTAGTAAGAAGCCAACATCAACAAGATGACATCAGAACTCCAACTAACAATCATTTTCACacaacaaaatatttacacaatgagatttctgATAAATagtcatcagtaatgtggatataatgactaagtgggtaaagacaaataatagaacagctagaacagtctggtaagttcagaaaatgacatcacttcactgtaatgcagcctttaaaaccaagaaaagacaacacttattacaatattacgatatccaaactctcagacgatatctagtcttaTATCACAATAGTTTTAATATTGATacattgcccagccctaataatcattaatCAGACATGTGATTGATTAATCTTCTGTCGCCTGAGTAACTGAGTGTCAGCACTCCAGCCAACCACCCGATAACCACCAGCAGCCTCGCGGTAAAAAGGCCCACTAAAGTGTACAAACATCTACACTTAAGTTAAATTTCCATCTCAAGAAGTTAATGCATTCAGTGGCTTTTGTGTCTTTCGGCCTCCTCCTGAGCCTCCATCCCCCTCCTTCAATGTGACCCAACCCAACCCAACGCCCCTCATTTCTGTCCCTCCTTCTCTGCAGGAGCTCACGGGAGTGGCAGTTCAAATTCATGACCGGGGCCAAAGTCAAGAAACTCAAGTCATTCAGACGGTGTGAGAAGGAGGTGGGCGGAAGACAAGAGCATGAGGATTACACCGACAGCACAACGACCGACAACAAAGAGCTCATGAAATTTAAATTGATTAGGGTACTTTTGGAGCATCTTGTAGTTTAAGATTAAAGGTTTATAAACTGCCTTTTCCAGTATGTCCTCTACATTACACAGCTTTAATCATATTGAACTCATTCATAGTATATAATTCCAGGCTGCATCAAACCACATTTTCCACGTCTTTAGCCAAGTTAAATAACAACCCAATCCTCAATTTATGCATCCCGAATTAACATGCAGAGGTTAATACAACAGCATCTAACAGCCTCCACACATTAGTATTGTAATTAGACTGTAAAGGCATAAGATGGCTGCCATAATCACATGACCAGAGGCAGGCAGGAGATCAGTTTGCAGCCTGTAGTTCGACCTGTTTTTAGGCCAAACCATCACACAGCCTCCAATCACAATCTGACTCCGGTCTAATCCACGCTGTCACCAGGCTGAGACATCAAGTCCAGCCCCCCAAACAAAGCCTGACTGATCATCtcgcttcacacacacacctccaacaATTAAATATCAGCACTGAAACCGCACGGTGGGAGACgaggtagaagaagaagaagtcacgTGACCTGGTATCATCTGACTCATTTCTGTCCAAAGTAGCCACAAGTGAGACAGGTTAAGACGCGCCTTCAGCGTGTCATATGTTTGGTGTTAAGTGTGACTCAGTTACCAACATCTGGAACAAATACAAGCTGTTATTTAGCAATTTAATGCTAGAAAACAAGAAAATCCTACAACGTAAACTATCAGACTTAACACCACGGATATGAAACTGACAccctaataaaaaaacactatcAAAATTCACTACGTAGCTC is drawn from Sebastes umbrosus isolate fSebUmb1 chromosome 18, fSebUmb1.pri, whole genome shotgun sequence and contains these coding sequences:
- the max gene encoding protein max isoform X6, translating into MSDNDDIEVDSDEDSPRYHCVADKRAHHNALERKRRDHIKDSFHSLRDSVPALQGEKSTKQASRAQILDKATEYIQYMRRKNHTHQQDIDDLKRQNALLEQQVRALEKVKGSAQLQASYSSSDSSLYTNPKGSAVSAFDGGSDSSSESEAEEPPNRKKLRVEAS
- the max gene encoding protein max isoform X4 gives rise to the protein MSDNDDIEVDSDADKRAHHNALERKRRDHIKDSFHSLRDSVPALQGEKVGKAQPASPPGTRCSGSHQSTKQASRAQILDKATEYIQYMRRKNHTHQQDIDDLKRQNALLEQQVRALEKVKGSAQLQASYSSSDSSLYTNPKGSAVSAFDGGSDSSSESEAEEPPNRKKLRVEAS
- the max gene encoding protein max isoform X8, which codes for MSDNDDIEVDSDADKRAHHNALERKRRDHIKDSFHSLRDSVPALQGEKQSTKQASRAQILDKATEYIQYMRRKNHTHQQDIDDLKRQNALLEQQVRALEKVKGSAQLQASYSSSDSSLYTNPKGSAVSAFDGGSDSSSESEAEEPPNRKKLRVEAS
- the max gene encoding protein max isoform X5; the protein is MSDNDDIEVDSDEDSPRYHCVADKRAHHNALERKRRDHIKDSFHSLRDSVPALQGEKQSTKQASRAQILDKATEYIQYMRRKNHTHQQDIDDLKRQNALLEQQVRALEKVKGSAQLQASYSSSDSSLYTNPKGSAVSAFDGGSDSSSESEAEEPPNRKKLRVEAS
- the max gene encoding protein max isoform X9, yielding MSDNDDIEVDSDADKRAHHNALERKRRDHIKDSFHSLRDSVPALQGEKASRAQILDKATEYIQYMRRKNHTHQQDIDDLKRQNALLEQQVRALEKVKGSAQLQASYSSSDSSLYTNPKGSAVSAFDGGSDSSSESEAEEPPNRKKLRVEAS
- the max gene encoding protein max isoform X1, which produces MSDNDDIEVDSDEDSPRYHCVADKRAHHNALERKRRDHIKDSFHSLRDSVPALQGEKVGKAQPASPPGTRCSGSHQSTKQASRAQILDKATEYIQYMRRKNHTHQQDIDDLKRQNALLEQQVRALEKVKGSAQLQASYSSSDSSLYTNPKGSAVSAFDGGSDSSSESEAEEPPNRKKLRVEAS
- the max gene encoding protein max isoform X7 translates to MSDNDDIEVDSDEDSPRYHCVADKRAHHNALERKRRDHIKDSFHSLRDSVPALQGEKASRAQILDKATEYIQYMRRKNHTHQQDIDDLKRQNALLEQQVRALEKVKGSAQLQASYSSSDSSLYTNPKGSAVSAFDGGSDSSSESEAEEPPNRKKLRVEAS
- the max gene encoding protein max isoform X3, which translates into the protein MSDNDDIEVDSDEDSPRYHCVADKRAHHNALERKRRDHIKDSFHSLRDSVPALQGEKVGKAQPASPPGTRCSGSHASRAQILDKATEYIQYMRRKNHTHQQDIDDLKRQNALLEQQVRALEKVKGSAQLQASYSSSDSSLYTNPKGSAVSAFDGGSDSSSESEAEEPPNRKKLRVEAS
- the max gene encoding protein max isoform X2, giving the protein MSDNDDIEVDSDEDSPRYHCVADKRAHHNALERKRRDHIKDSFHSLRDSVPALQGEKVGKAQPASPPGTRCSGSHSTKQASRAQILDKATEYIQYMRRKNHTHQQDIDDLKRQNALLEQQVRALEKVKGSAQLQASYSSSDSSLYTNPKGSAVSAFDGGSDSSSESEAEEPPNRKKLRVEAS